A region of the Thiomicrorhabdus sp. genome:
TTAGCCAAAATTTCAGATAGTCCAGTAGGTATTTCTAGACTCTATTTGAGTCCTTCTTATCGAGCTGGTTTGAATCAGGTTGAGAAGTGGATGCAACAAGCTAATATGAAAACTTGGATTGATTCAGTAGGAAACCTCTGGGGTTGTTTTGCCTGTAAAGATGAAACTGCTCCAACACTCATTATTGGTTCGCACTTAGATACCATTCCTAATGCAGGAATGTTTGACGGTATTTTAGGTGTAATGGTTGGCATAGAAGTTATTGAGCGGATACAAGAAAAAGGAATTGAATTGCCATTTCATATAGAAGTGGTTGGTATTGGTGATGAAGAAGGTGTGAGTTTTGATGCCTCTATGTTAGGAAGTCGTGCCATTGTAGGTCAATGGAGTGATGATACTTTAGAGCTAACCAATGCTGCAGGCGAAACTTTAGAGAAAGCTTTAATTGCGAATGGTCTGCCTGGAGATGAATATGCTAAAGCTTCTCGTGTTGGTGATAACTTATTAGGTTATTGGGAAGTTCATATGGAGCAAGGCCCAGTTCTTGAGGCTGAGGAATTGCCTGTTGGGATAGTAACGGCGATTGCAGGAGCAAGAAGGTTTAAAGTCACGATTGAAGGTGAAGCAGGTCATTCTGGTACGGTTCCCATGAACTTACGTCATGACGCTCTTACTGCAGCCGCTGAAGTGATTTTAATGATAGAAAAAAGTGCTCAACAGCATGGGCTTGTGGCCACTGTTGGTCATTTACAAACTTACCCAGGAGCCGTTAACGTTATACCAGGCCTGGTAGAATTTACTGTAGATATTCGTAGTGATAATGATGCTTTAAAAGAGAAGGTAATGAACCTAATTTACCATACCTCTGAAAGTATCAGTATGCAAAGGGATGTGGAAATATATTGGAAGGATTACCATTGGGCACCAGCTAGGCAATGTCATCCTGATTTTAGAATCCTATTTGAGGAAGCAATCTCACAACAAAAAATACATGTACGTTCTTTAGTTAGCGGAGCGGGTCATGATGCAATGACCTTTGCTGAAATTACCGATATAGCCATGTTATTTGTTCGTTGTAAAGGGGGGATTAGTCATCACCCTGATGAATATGTAAGTGAAGAGGATGCAGAAATTGCAGTAAACACCACTTTGATTGCTTTAGAAAAGCTAGCTGAATGTTACCACTTGAGTAGTTCAATTAGTAGAAAAGGAGCTTAGGTTATGCAATTAGGTACACCAGACATTTGTGATCAGTATCGTGAAAAACTTCAAGTTTTTCCACCTGTGTTCAAGTCTTATGGTGGCTGTAAGTCCGTTGCAGCTCAGAT
Encoded here:
- a CDS encoding allantoate amidohydrolase, whose protein sequence is MSNVIKRCQTLAKISDSPVGISRLYLSPSYRAGLNQVEKWMQQANMKTWIDSVGNLWGCFACKDETAPTLIIGSHLDTIPNAGMFDGILGVMVGIEVIERIQEKGIELPFHIEVVGIGDEEGVSFDASMLGSRAIVGQWSDDTLELTNAAGETLEKALIANGLPGDEYAKASRVGDNLLGYWEVHMEQGPVLEAEELPVGIVTAIAGARRFKVTIEGEAGHSGTVPMNLRHDALTAAAEVILMIEKSAQQHGLVATVGHLQTYPGAVNVIPGLVEFTVDIRSDNDALKEKVMNLIYHTSESISMQRDVEIYWKDYHWAPARQCHPDFRILFEEAISQQKIHVRSLVSGAGHDAMTFAEITDIAMLFVRCKGGISHHPDEYVSEEDAEIAVNTTLIALEKLAECYHLSSSISRKGA